A genomic window from Fibrobacterota bacterium includes:
- a CDS encoding DinB family protein codes for MIALPSATPQLPAEWLIRFHGKGRVFSGSLGGTDFLPGWKKFRVEPEEPFLYLWKAMANPSTALLNAKIKQTKTLLQSRTEFPEGLRILRETRDLILDPLDPFSASSLYGSLYDGLTESDYRAKVNKKGRTIAYGIWHSTRIEDMTMNALVLRQAQVFDRTRAKESMLVGVRDTGNQRGEQEIMDMSRNMDISCLIEYQRQVWSATNAGLSGLTAADLSRKVDRNDVESLLEDGSVSRHPDAAWLIDFWANKTVAGLLMMPMCRHQIVHWNESMEAKSRKDRLVKEGKFL; via the coding sequence TTGATCGCACTTCCATCGGCCACCCCGCAGCTTCCTGCGGAGTGGCTGATCCGATTCCACGGAAAAGGAAGAGTCTTTTCAGGCTCACTGGGTGGAACCGACTTTTTGCCGGGTTGGAAGAAATTCCGGGTGGAGCCAGAGGAGCCTTTCCTCTATCTTTGGAAAGCCATGGCCAATCCCTCCACCGCCTTGCTGAATGCCAAGATCAAGCAGACCAAGACGTTGCTCCAGAGCCGAACGGAATTTCCGGAAGGGTTGCGGATCCTGCGGGAGACGCGCGACCTGATCCTGGATCCGTTGGATCCTTTTTCCGCGAGCTCCCTGTACGGATCCCTGTACGACGGTTTGACGGAATCCGACTACCGCGCAAAGGTCAACAAGAAAGGCCGGACGATCGCCTACGGCATCTGGCACTCGACGCGGATCGAAGACATGACCATGAACGCGCTGGTCTTGCGCCAAGCGCAGGTGTTCGATCGGACCCGGGCCAAGGAGTCCATGCTGGTCGGCGTGCGGGACACCGGAAACCAACGGGGCGAGCAAGAGATCATGGATATGTCCAGGAACATGGACATATCCTGTCTAATTGAATACCAGCGCCAGGTGTGGAGCGCCACCAACGCGGGCCTGTCCGGATTGACCGCTGCCGATCTTTCGAGGAAGGTGGATCGAAACGACGTGGAAAGCCTGTTGGAGGATGGCTCCGTCAGCAGGCATCCCGACGCGGCATGGCTCATTGACTTCTGGGCGAACAAGACGGTGGCGGGACTTCTGATGATGCCCATGTGCAGGCACCAGATCGTGCATTGGAACGAAAGCATGGAAGCGAAGTCGAGGAAAGATCGCCTTGTCAAAGAAGGAAAATTCCTATGA
- a CDS encoding cytochrome ubiquinol oxidase subunit I translates to MDAYLLSRIQFAVNITFHILFPTITISLGWILVGLRIWHLRSGADQAMVLYRFLVKVFALSFGLGVTSGIVMSFQFGTNWPGYMNTVGNIAGPLLAYEVLTAFFLEATFLGIMLFGERKVPSSVHLGATLLVAIGTTLSAFWILALSSWMHTPAGFVMRDGVAHVTDWWAVVFSPSMPYRLAHTLIGSGLTAAFLMSGLLAYRYKLGERSKAVVSGLRIALVLIAVLAPLQAIVGDLHGVNTRENQPAKLAAMEALWKTTEGAPLVLFALPDSKARENHFEVAIPKLGSLIATRDPDGKIVGLEEFGADIPPVAPVFWAFRIMVGTGMLMIAVGVWGAWIVARRKSFPPLLLTSLRWMTFSGWLATIAGWYVTEIGRQPWLVTGVLRTRDAVGQVPPSHVGLTLVAYIATYSLLLVAFVAAVRHLSRQEVKKAEVAG, encoded by the coding sequence ATGGACGCCTACCTACTCTCGAGGATCCAGTTCGCCGTCAACATCACCTTCCACATCCTGTTTCCCACCATCACGATCTCGCTGGGCTGGATCCTGGTGGGGCTGCGGATCTGGCATCTGCGCTCCGGTGCCGACCAAGCCATGGTCCTGTACCGGTTCCTGGTCAAGGTCTTCGCGCTGAGCTTTGGGCTGGGAGTCACCAGCGGAATCGTGATGTCCTTCCAGTTCGGGACCAATTGGCCCGGCTACATGAACACGGTGGGCAACATCGCGGGCCCGCTGTTGGCCTACGAGGTTCTCACCGCCTTCTTCCTGGAGGCGACGTTCCTGGGGATCATGCTGTTTGGCGAACGAAAGGTTCCTTCTTCGGTCCATCTGGGAGCCACCTTGCTCGTGGCCATCGGCACCACGCTTTCCGCGTTCTGGATCCTGGCTCTCAGCAGCTGGATGCACACTCCGGCAGGATTTGTCATGCGCGACGGGGTGGCCCATGTCACCGATTGGTGGGCCGTGGTCTTCTCGCCGTCCATGCCGTATCGACTGGCTCATACCTTGATCGGGTCTGGCCTCACGGCGGCGTTTCTGATGTCCGGCTTGCTAGCCTACCGCTACAAGCTGGGCGAGCGTTCAAAGGCGGTGGTGTCCGGTTTGCGCATCGCCTTGGTGTTGATCGCAGTGCTCGCGCCGTTGCAGGCCATCGTGGGCGATCTCCACGGGGTGAATACCCGAGAGAATCAGCCAGCCAAGCTTGCCGCCATGGAGGCCTTGTGGAAAACCACGGAGGGCGCTCCTTTGGTGCTGTTCGCCCTGCCCGATTCCAAGGCGCGCGAAAACCATTTTGAGGTCGCCATCCCCAAGCTGGGAAGCCTGATCGCGACCCGCGACCCCGATGGCAAGATCGTGGGGCTCGAGGAGTTCGGCGCCGACATCCCGCCGGTGGCACCGGTGTTCTGGGCCTTCCGGATCATGGTGGGCACGGGCATGCTCATGATCGCCGTGGGTGTCTGGGGCGCCTGGATCGTAGCACGGCGGAAGTCGTTTCCGCCGCTGTTGTTGACGTCTCTGCGTTGGATGACCTTTTCCGGATGGCTCGCCACGATCGCCGGATGGTACGTGACAGAAATCGGCCGACAGCCCTGGTTGGTCACGGGGGTGTTGCGCACCCGCGACGCCGTGGGGCAGGTGCCGCCATCGCACGTGGGCCTCACGCTCGTGGCCTACATCGCCACGTATTCCCTTCTTTTGGTGGCGTTCGTGGCGGCGGTGCGCCATCTGTCCCGGCAGGAAGTCAAGAAGGCCGAGGTGGCAGGATGA
- a CDS encoding cytochrome d ubiquinol oxidase subunit II yields the protein MNPFNDPNWMPWAFALLLGLSFLLYAVLDGYDLGVGMLSPLESPAGRDRMVGAIGPFWDANETWLVLGVGILLVAFPRAHGEILQHLYLPVALLLIALIFRGVSFEFRKKAPESQQPHWNKAFFAGSLVASLSQGWMVGRFVTGFQPGVAAIVFAVLFSGLVVASHLLMGASWLVLKTEADLQKRALAWTRHAITAMLFLAFASSVAILATDSGLRSRMLSFPGVGLVLLLPLFGAAITVLVRLVCDALPLPDDRLAWLPFASAVAIQILGFAGLVFGFYPDIIPGRMGVTQAAASNESLGIILVGTAIVFPILIAYTVFSYWVFRGKATDLSYGQDPPTP from the coding sequence ATGAATCCGTTCAATGATCCCAACTGGATGCCATGGGCTTTCGCCTTGCTCTTGGGTCTATCGTTTCTGCTCTATGCCGTGCTGGATGGTTACGATCTTGGGGTGGGCATGCTCTCGCCGTTGGAATCTCCCGCGGGGCGTGATCGCATGGTCGGGGCGATCGGCCCGTTCTGGGACGCCAACGAAACCTGGCTGGTGCTGGGCGTCGGAATCTTGCTGGTGGCGTTCCCTCGCGCGCACGGGGAGATCTTGCAACACCTGTATCTGCCGGTGGCGCTTTTGTTGATCGCCTTGATCTTTCGGGGTGTCTCGTTTGAGTTCCGCAAGAAGGCCCCCGAGTCCCAACAGCCGCACTGGAACAAGGCCTTCTTTGCCGGGTCGCTGGTGGCCAGTCTTTCGCAAGGTTGGATGGTGGGACGATTTGTCACGGGCTTCCAGCCGGGTGTGGCTGCGATCGTCTTCGCAGTGCTGTTTTCGGGGTTGGTGGTGGCCTCGCATCTGTTGATGGGAGCCTCCTGGCTGGTGTTGAAAACAGAAGCGGACTTGCAAAAACGGGCATTAGCATGGACGCGACACGCCATCACGGCCATGCTGTTTCTGGCCTTTGCCAGCAGCGTGGCGATCTTGGCCACCGACTCCGGGTTGCGCTCGCGTATGCTGAGTTTTCCCGGAGTGGGCCTGGTGCTTCTTCTGCCACTTTTTGGTGCGGCCATCACCGTGTTGGTGCGATTGGTGTGTGACGCCCTTCCGCTGCCCGACGACCGCCTCGCCTGGCTTCCCTTCGCCTCGGCGGTGGCCATCCAGATCCTGGGATTCGCAGGGCTGGTGTTCGGGTTCTACCCCGACATCATCCCAGGTCGCATGGGCGTCACGCAAGCCGCCGCCTCCAATGAATCTCTCGGCATCATCCTGGTGGGGACGGCCATCGTGTTTCCCATCCTGATCGCCTACACGGTCTTCAGCTACTGGGTCTTCCGCGGCAAAGCCACCGACCTCTCCTACGGCCAAGACCCCCCAACTCCATAA
- the chrA gene encoding chromate efflux transporter → MTSFSKCRFPVGDVSKQGRARPYSLDRRILLNNLKAKLGSIWEVFVVALKLGLTSFGGPIAHIGYFHAEYVQRKKWMEERSFSDLVALCQLLPGPASSQLGIGIGTIRCGLWGGIAAWLGFTLPSALILIVFEHLLGRDSVASAPWIHGLKIVALVVVFQAVLSMWSKLVRGPQLATIAIGVMAVNIAWSSALSQIASIGLSAILGLAWMKQPSQEASTSFAIGYKKRFGAALLLTFIVLLVTLPILREFHGGLYLQMADGFYRSGSLVFGGGHVVLPFLQREFVGQGAISQETFLAGYGAVQAVPGPLFTLSAFLGMSMAGIRGALIGLLAMFLPAFLLIVGALPFWDSLRNSPRLSGVLIAINASVVGILLSALYDPIWVTAIQRPIDLALAAILALQLMVWKGSPVVTVGLGVAGSILLNQVGVF, encoded by the coding sequence ATGACGTCTTTTTCAAAGTGCAGATTTCCGGTAGGCGATGTTTCGAAGCAAGGACGAGCGCGACCCTACAGCCTCGATCGGAGGATCCTCTTGAACAACCTGAAGGCGAAGCTCGGCTCCATCTGGGAAGTGTTCGTGGTCGCCCTCAAGCTTGGACTGACCTCCTTTGGTGGACCGATCGCGCATATCGGATACTTCCATGCCGAATACGTGCAACGGAAAAAGTGGATGGAGGAGCGGAGTTTTTCCGACCTCGTGGCGTTGTGCCAATTGCTGCCCGGGCCGGCGAGCAGCCAATTGGGGATCGGCATCGGGACGATTCGTTGCGGGCTCTGGGGTGGCATCGCTGCCTGGTTGGGATTCACCTTGCCTTCGGCGTTGATTTTGATCGTGTTCGAACACCTTCTGGGCCGTGATTCGGTGGCCTCCGCACCCTGGATCCACGGGTTGAAAATCGTGGCGCTGGTGGTGGTCTTCCAGGCCGTGCTCTCGATGTGGAGCAAGCTCGTCCGGGGGCCCCAACTTGCGACGATCGCGATCGGTGTGATGGCCGTGAACATCGCCTGGAGCAGCGCTCTTTCGCAGATCGCCTCCATTGGCTTGTCCGCCATCTTGGGGTTGGCATGGATGAAGCAGCCTTCGCAAGAGGCATCCACCTCTTTTGCGATCGGGTACAAGAAGCGGTTCGGGGCCGCCTTGTTGTTGACGTTTATTGTCTTATTGGTAACCCTGCCCATCCTCCGGGAATTTCATGGAGGGTTGTATTTGCAGATGGCCGATGGATTCTATCGGTCGGGATCGCTGGTCTTCGGGGGAGGGCATGTGGTCCTCCCGTTCTTGCAGAGGGAATTCGTGGGGCAGGGAGCCATCAGCCAGGAAACGTTTCTGGCTGGCTACGGTGCCGTGCAAGCCGTTCCCGGCCCGCTTTTCACGCTTTCCGCCTTCCTTGGCATGTCAATGGCCGGCATTCGCGGAGCGCTTATCGGGTTGCTTGCGATGTTTTTGCCAGCATTCTTGTTGATTGTCGGGGCATTGCCATTTTGGGACTCCTTGCGCAATAGTCCCAGGCTCTCCGGTGTGCTGATCGCCATCAACGCCTCCGTGGTGGGCATTCTGCTTTCTGCCTTGTATGATCCCATCTGGGTGACGGCCATCCAGCGTCCGATCGACTTGGCGCTTGCGGCCATCCTGGCTCTTCAGCTCATGGTCTGGAAAGGGAGTCCGGTTGTGACCGTTGGCCTGGGGGTGGCAGGCAGCATTTTGCTCAATCAAGTTGGAGTGTTCTAG
- a CDS encoding DUF4253 domain-containing protein yields MEKPSAFSPEISASERALCDSFQIEESIAKELKSASRSNLSRLYFTRGKIYGPGGKVQIEPSGFLDGIMVHTSTAASEPLVNDLSESFRKRGYSIFVADNNFGIDGQLDDIAVVKDTSLARIIKLIGTDGANYDISNDSVIAIIQSFASRYDTRLLGVSGDWVSLKVTGGVKDWKALADEVEKIAPDVVSQGSGTNADLAREMEASKIIYLWWD; encoded by the coding sequence TTGGAGAAGCCATCCGCTTTCTCGCCGGAAATTTCCGCCTCCGAACGGGCGCTGTGCGATTCCTTCCAGATCGAGGAATCCATCGCCAAGGAGTTGAAGTCCGCTTCCCGTTCCAATCTCTCCAGGCTCTACTTCACCCGGGGGAAAATTTATGGACCAGGCGGGAAGGTGCAGATCGAACCTTCCGGGTTTCTCGATGGGATCATGGTCCACACCAGCACTGCCGCATCGGAGCCCTTGGTGAACGATTTGAGCGAGTCGTTTCGGAAACGAGGGTATTCGATCTTCGTGGCGGACAACAATTTCGGGATCGATGGTCAACTGGACGACATCGCGGTCGTGAAGGACACCAGCTTGGCGAGGATCATCAAGCTGATTGGAACCGATGGGGCCAACTACGACATCTCCAACGACAGCGTGATCGCCATCATCCAATCCTTCGCGTCTCGGTACGATACCCGATTGCTTGGTGTCAGTGGCGATTGGGTTTCCCTCAAGGTGACGGGTGGCGTGAAGGACTGGAAAGCCCTGGCCGATGAGGTGGAAAAAATCGCCCCCGATGTGGTGTCCCAAGGCTCCGGCACCAACGCCGACTTGGCCAGGGAAATGGAAGCCTCCAAAATCATCTACCTGTGGTGGGATTGA
- a CDS encoding response regulator: MMIRQSMAIQLLRFLGLAALVVLLGHMNLEIPGAHGVKSNFAEVALLLSIPLLPRWYLALLLSCFTFFNVTPDGSALPETINHMISLPVVWVLFQKTRAIQSAYHYAGLWLAILFAYYFVGLIPLIYLAHVLFGNLSLQEVPNSVLSVSKMVVYEFVVTASITLLNFLMLRELSIRRRTQEDLRKTNAEILQQKSLLQAQYDITKEGILVISPTGAISSWNNRLLEIWQISPQESACNLLLSLPPVAFSRQSDSDPTSPTIPAHPTGSEPESTQDTLQLEDGRTIERFTAPIHGQQGEFFGRVWFFRDISDLEAAQAEKSKLQQQLVLSQKMEALGQLAGGMAHDFNNSLSAIMGAADLALFDKTPPSEQREYLRMILGAARRASDLTKKLLRFSRKRAKSMAQVDVATVAQDTIELLRRTFDKKITLRLENTATHSLVLGDEGLLQSVLMNLGINASQAMPLGGSLSFRLENQILTEAFRETSPFEIEPGPHLVVSVEDTGIGMAPETLERIFEPLFTTKKEGEGTGLGLSVVRNTIAEHRGAITVQSELDRGTEFRIFLPLASISELASENNQEPCAAGTGTILVVDDDESIRNNAKAMLTGFGYHVVLATDGRICVETLGRMRGRVDLVLLDMMMPDMDGSEALSMIRVLDSSLPVVLTSGSSEQEELVPLGAQGFLQKPYDRVTLARTLDLALRKHRRNSLPR; the protein is encoded by the coding sequence ATGATGATTCGGCAAAGCATGGCGATCCAACTTCTCCGCTTCCTTGGACTAGCTGCGCTGGTGGTCTTGCTGGGTCACATGAACCTGGAGATCCCTGGCGCACACGGTGTAAAAAGCAACTTCGCCGAAGTGGCCCTGCTCCTGAGCATTCCGCTGCTGCCACGATGGTACCTGGCCCTTCTGCTTTCGTGCTTCACCTTTTTCAATGTCACCCCGGATGGATCGGCACTGCCGGAAACCATCAACCACATGATCAGTCTTCCGGTGGTCTGGGTCTTGTTCCAGAAAACAAGAGCAATCCAGTCGGCCTACCACTACGCCGGACTCTGGCTGGCCATCCTCTTCGCGTATTATTTCGTGGGACTGATCCCCCTCATCTACCTTGCCCACGTCCTTTTCGGAAACCTGTCTTTGCAGGAGGTGCCGAACTCCGTGCTCTCGGTGAGCAAGATGGTCGTCTACGAATTCGTCGTCACCGCCTCCATCACTCTCCTCAACTTCCTGATGCTACGCGAGCTGAGCATCCGCCGACGCACCCAAGAGGATCTGCGCAAGACCAACGCCGAGATCCTCCAACAGAAATCGCTTTTGCAAGCCCAGTACGACATCACCAAGGAAGGAATTCTGGTGATCTCACCCACGGGAGCCATCTCTTCGTGGAACAACAGGCTACTGGAAATCTGGCAGATCAGCCCCCAGGAAAGCGCCTGCAACCTCCTTCTTTCGCTCCCTCCCGTGGCCTTTTCCCGCCAGAGCGACAGCGATCCGACCTCGCCCACGATCCCGGCGCATCCTACCGGGTCGGAACCGGAATCGACCCAGGACACTCTCCAGCTTGAGGACGGTCGGACCATCGAACGATTCACCGCACCGATCCACGGCCAACAAGGAGAATTTTTCGGAAGGGTGTGGTTTTTCCGCGACATCAGCGATCTCGAGGCGGCCCAAGCAGAAAAATCCAAACTGCAACAGCAGTTGGTTCTCAGTCAGAAAATGGAAGCGCTCGGGCAGCTTGCCGGTGGAATGGCCCACGACTTCAACAATTCCCTGAGCGCCATCATGGGAGCCGCCGACCTGGCGCTCTTCGACAAGACACCCCCATCGGAGCAACGGGAATACCTGCGAATGATCCTCGGCGCCGCCAGGCGCGCCAGCGATCTCACGAAGAAGCTCCTTCGATTTTCCCGCAAACGGGCAAAATCCATGGCACAGGTCGACGTGGCGACGGTAGCGCAGGACACCATCGAACTCCTGCGACGCACCTTCGACAAAAAAATCACGCTTCGGCTGGAGAACACAGCGACCCACTCCCTGGTCCTGGGCGACGAAGGCCTCCTGCAAAGCGTCTTGATGAACCTGGGCATCAACGCGAGCCAAGCGATGCCGCTTGGAGGATCGCTGTCGTTTCGATTGGAGAACCAAATCCTGACGGAAGCCTTCCGCGAGACCTCACCCTTCGAGATCGAACCGGGCCCCCACTTGGTCGTCTCCGTGGAAGACACCGGAATCGGCATGGCACCGGAAACCCTCGAGCGCATCTTCGAACCGTTGTTCACCACCAAAAAAGAGGGCGAAGGGACCGGACTGGGATTGAGCGTGGTCAGAAACACCATCGCGGAACATCGCGGAGCCATCACGGTCCAATCGGAGCTCGACCGTGGAACGGAGTTCCGCATCTTCCTCCCGCTGGCCTCCATCTCGGAGCTCGCCTCCGAAAACAACCAGGAGCCCTGCGCCGCCGGGACGGGAACCATCCTGGTGGTGGACGACGACGAATCCATCCGCAACAACGCGAAGGCCATGTTGACAGGTTTTGGCTACCACGTCGTGCTCGCAACCGATGGCCGGATCTGCGTGGAAACCTTGGGACGGATGCGCGGAAGGGTGGACCTTGTCCTCCTGGACATGATGATGCCGGACATGGACGGCAGCGAAGCCCTCTCCATGATCCGGGTGCTGGACTCCTCGTTGCCCGTGGTCCTGACCTCGGGGTCCTCGGAACAAGAAGAGTTGGTACCTCTGGGAGCGCAGGGGTTCCTGCAGAAGCCCTACGACAGGGTGACGCTGGCGCGCACATTGGACCTGGCGCTGCGCAAACACCGCCGCAACAGCCTCCCGAGATAA
- a CDS encoding 3'-5' exonuclease has translation MSTLPANVSALVLDIETIVDGRLIQRVKWPAEPELSPVAARRRLTAELREASDGKSDFIPHVFHVPVSTALAGVDEHFRLVGLTTLDRPQFRPQIIARHFWDGWEKRKRPQLVTFNGRGFDMPVLEMAAFRYGIPLPGWFGIDGPTSPRARFQQRGHLDLMELVTAHGAVRLMGGLHLLATLLQKPGKMDTKGSMVQDLWDEGQKLRIDDYCLCDVLDTYFVHLRLAVLRGKVRAEDEHQIVTEARQLIEENVAEYPGLGEYLEKFRYWVAPDGEDDGML, from the coding sequence ATGTCCACCTTGCCGGCCAATGTTTCCGCCCTTGTCCTCGACATCGAGACGATCGTCGATGGACGATTGATCCAACGCGTCAAATGGCCCGCCGAACCGGAGCTTTCGCCCGTTGCTGCGCGCAGGCGACTGACCGCCGAACTTCGCGAAGCCTCCGACGGGAAAAGCGACTTCATCCCCCATGTGTTCCATGTGCCGGTCTCCACGGCGCTGGCGGGAGTGGATGAACATTTTCGGTTGGTGGGATTGACCACGCTCGACCGCCCCCAATTCCGCCCCCAAATCATCGCTCGCCATTTCTGGGACGGCTGGGAAAAGCGCAAGCGACCGCAACTGGTCACGTTCAATGGACGCGGATTCGACATGCCCGTGCTGGAAATGGCAGCTTTCCGTTACGGAATCCCTTTGCCGGGATGGTTCGGGATCGATGGGCCCACCAGCCCGCGCGCCCGGTTCCAGCAGCGCGGCCACCTGGACCTGATGGAACTGGTGACCGCCCACGGCGCCGTGCGGCTGATGGGAGGCCTGCACCTGCTGGCCACGCTGTTGCAGAAACCCGGCAAGATGGACACCAAGGGCAGCATGGTCCAGGACCTGTGGGACGAAGGACAAAAACTGCGCATCGACGACTACTGTCTGTGCGATGTGCTGGACACCTACTTTGTTCACCTGCGCCTGGCGGTGCTGCGCGGCAAGGTACGAGCGGAAGACGAACACCAGATCGTCACAGAAGCGCGGCAATTGATCGAGGAGAACGTCGCGGAATACCCGGGACTTGGAGAGTATCTGGAGAAATTCCGGTATTGGGTCGCGCCGGACGGGGAGGACGACGGGATGCTTTAG
- a CDS encoding AgmX/PglI C-terminal domain-containing protein, which translates to MEWLVPRSGGEPVLALGDQDPIRLTLPEAETYLSRDAFHSSSVLSADAKRNTSRSRTCRTLDTVLRVIRMHTGGFRYAFQKHLKANPELTSWVFPKLLISPNGKVTHVFFQGSSTGDLALDNELRHRMEKMEFPAVTACYSAYRWRLDL; encoded by the coding sequence ATGGAGTGGCTCGTCCCCCGATCTGGCGGTGAGCCGGTCCTTGCCTTGGGCGACCAAGATCCCATCCGCCTCACCCTACCGGAGGCGGAGACCTACCTGAGTCGAGATGCGTTCCATTCGAGCTCCGTGCTGTCCGCCGACGCAAAGCGCAATACCAGCCGTAGCCGAACCTGTCGAACGCTCGATACGGTCCTGAGAGTCATCCGCATGCACACGGGCGGTTTCCGCTACGCCTTCCAAAAGCACCTGAAGGCAAATCCCGAACTCACAAGCTGGGTGTTTCCAAAACTGTTGATCTCGCCGAACGGCAAGGTCACGCATGTGTTCTTCCAAGGGTCCAGCACCGGCGATCTTGCTTTGGATAACGAACTTCGCCATCGCATGGAAAAAATGGAGTTCCCCGCTGTAACCGCTTGCTATTCCGCTTACCGATGGCGCCTAGACCTCTGA
- a CDS encoding lipocalin family protein: MNKTILSMLVFAFAWIFTGCATLPKGAAAVTPFQKEKYLGKWFEVARFDFSFEKNMNNTSAEYVALDNGKIGVTNRGYDTVKNRWKEANGTAKFRGSDTVAELKVSFFGPFYGAYNVIALDAEYKYALVAGSSTEYLWILSREKTIPDSIKTRYLDLAKSIGYDLSKLIWVKQDQ, from the coding sequence ATGAACAAAACGATCCTATCCATGCTGGTGTTTGCCTTTGCCTGGATCTTTACCGGTTGCGCCACCCTCCCCAAAGGGGCCGCGGCAGTCACTCCTTTTCAGAAGGAAAAGTATCTGGGCAAATGGTTCGAGGTGGCCCGCTTTGATTTCTCCTTCGAGAAGAACATGAACAATACCTCGGCAGAATATGTCGCCTTGGACAATGGCAAGATCGGCGTGACCAACCGCGGTTACGACACGGTGAAAAATCGCTGGAAAGAGGCAAACGGCACGGCGAAGTTCCGGGGTTCCGATACGGTCGCCGAGCTGAAAGTGTCCTTTTTCGGTCCTTTTTATGGCGCCTACAACGTGATCGCCCTCGACGCCGAGTACAAATACGCCCTGGTGGCCGGAAGCAGCACCGAATACCTCTGGATCCTCTCCAGGGAAAAGACCATCCCGGACTCCATCAAAACCAGATACCTGGACCTGGCCAAATCCATCGGCTACGACCTCTCCAAACTGATCTGGGTCAAGCAAGACCAGTAG